Proteins encoded within one genomic window of Flavobacterium sp. NG2:
- a CDS encoding ATP-dependent DNA helicase RecQ, which yields MSEALEILKKYWKHNSFRPLQNEIIDSVLSGQDTFALLPTGGGKSICFQVPAMMQKGICLVISPLVALMKDQVANLQSRDIKAIALTGGIKSDEMIDLLDNCQFGNYKFLYLSPERLQSDWILERLKGINISLIAIDEAHCVSQWGHDFRPAYLKISNLKTAFPKVPFLALTATATARVKEDIIKELGLENPVSFHQSFARKNIAYMVFEAEDKLYKIQQILRKNPQPSIIYVRNRKSCLEISSQLQNTGFKATYYHGGLHSREKDKNMALWMEEKAQVIVATNAFGMGIDKANVKTVIHIQLPENIENYYQEAGRAGRNEDKAFAVLLTSPSDQIQSENQFINTLPDKAFLNLVYLKLNSYFQIAYGEGINEKFSFNLNHFCVKYNFPVLKAYNAIQFLDRQGILSLSQEFSEKISLQFIISSKEVLRYISLNPNDEEIVLAILRTYPGIYDIETAFNSALIAKKSHHTEKEVLKLLEKLNEKQIINYHSKGNDASLTFNEIREDERTISRVVKYLENQNKLKKDQLQSVLHYASENNVCKSKLILSYFGEKQSKDCGICSYCIAKKKKPKNIKALSEQIIHLLKSEALNSRALENRTHSSADTIITVLQQLLENEIIIVNPNNTYSLTEQTDKPKNNH from the coding sequence ATGTCTGAAGCATTAGAAATCCTAAAAAAATACTGGAAACACAACAGTTTTAGACCACTACAAAACGAAATTATTGATTCTGTTTTAAGTGGACAGGATACTTTTGCCTTACTTCCAACGGGCGGCGGAAAATCGATTTGCTTCCAAGTTCCCGCCATGATGCAAAAAGGAATTTGCTTAGTTATTTCTCCCTTGGTAGCTTTAATGAAAGATCAAGTAGCCAATTTACAAAGTCGAGACATCAAAGCCATTGCCTTGACAGGCGGAATTAAATCAGACGAAATGATTGACCTCTTAGACAATTGTCAGTTTGGAAACTATAAATTTCTTTATTTATCACCTGAACGTTTACAGTCAGACTGGATATTGGAACGACTAAAGGGAATCAATATCAGCCTGATTGCAATTGACGAAGCGCACTGTGTATCCCAATGGGGTCATGACTTTCGGCCGGCTTATTTAAAAATTTCGAATCTCAAAACCGCTTTTCCTAAAGTTCCATTCTTAGCCTTAACCGCTACGGCAACAGCCCGTGTAAAAGAGGACATCATTAAAGAATTAGGACTAGAAAACCCCGTTTCATTTCACCAATCTTTTGCTCGAAAGAACATAGCCTATATGGTTTTTGAAGCCGAAGACAAACTCTATAAAATTCAACAAATTTTAAGGAAAAACCCACAGCCTTCTATTATATATGTTCGAAATAGAAAATCTTGCTTAGAGATTTCATCCCAATTACAAAATACCGGTTTCAAAGCAACCTACTACCATGGCGGTCTTCATTCGAGAGAAAAAGATAAAAACATGGCGCTTTGGATGGAAGAAAAAGCACAAGTTATCGTTGCCACTAATGCCTTTGGAATGGGAATAGACAAAGCCAATGTCAAAACAGTCATTCATATTCAATTGCCTGAAAACATAGAAAATTATTATCAAGAAGCTGGTCGCGCAGGACGAAACGAAGACAAAGCTTTTGCGGTTTTACTCACTAGCCCTTCTGACCAAATTCAGTCCGAAAATCAGTTTATAAACACACTACCTGACAAAGCCTTTTTAAACCTCGTTTATCTAAAGCTGAATAGTTATTTCCAAATCGCATATGGCGAAGGCATTAACGAAAAATTTTCCTTTAACCTGAATCACTTCTGTGTTAAATACAATTTTCCAGTTTTAAAAGCCTACAACGCCATTCAGTTTTTGGACCGACAAGGAATTCTTAGTTTGTCTCAGGAATTCTCAGAGAAAATAAGTTTACAATTTATTATTTCGTCAAAAGAAGTATTGCGCTACATCAGTTTAAATCCAAATGACGAAGAAATTGTTCTTGCCATTCTACGAACGTATCCTGGCATTTACGATATTGAAACCGCATTCAATAGCGCTTTGATTGCCAAAAAATCTCATCATACTGAAAAAGAAGTACTCAAGCTTTTAGAAAAACTAAACGAAAAACAAATTATTAACTACCATTCAAAAGGCAACGACGCGTCTCTTACTTTTAATGAAATTCGCGAAGACGAAAGAACCATCAGCCGAGTAGTCAAATATTTAGAAAACCAAAACAAACTAAAAAAAGACCAACTACAATCCGTACTACATTATGCAAGCGAAAACAATGTTTGCAAAAGCAAATTGATTTTAAGTTATTTTGGCGAAAAACAGTCCAAGGATTGTGGCATCTGCTCCTATTGCATTGCCAAAAAGAAAAAACCGAAAAATATTAAAGCACTTTCGGAACAAATCATTCATTTGCTAAAAAGCGAAGCTCTAAACTCCAGAGCATTAGAAAACAGAACCCATTCTAGCGCAGATACTATTATAACTGTACTCCAACAGCTATTAGAAAACGAAATCATCATAGTGAATCCGAACAACACTTATAGCTTAACAGAGCAAACAGATAAGCCTAAAAACAACCACTAA
- a CDS encoding AAA family ATPase encodes MQKKIIVITGGPGTGKTTLLNSLIAKGFCCYPEISRAITLAAQKEGIEQLFLENPLLFSELLLNGRKEQFENALKETANLIFIDRGLPDIIGYMDYIGDTYPDYFKKCCRETVYSQVFSLPPWEEIYETDEARYENFEQAKAIHQKIVAAYEKLGYKPIEIPKDTVENRIRFILESIEQ; translated from the coding sequence GTGCAAAAAAAAATTATAGTCATTACTGGTGGACCTGGAACTGGAAAAACAACACTCTTAAACAGTTTGATTGCCAAAGGATTTTGCTGTTATCCAGAAATTTCTAGGGCTATAACATTAGCTGCTCAAAAAGAAGGAATTGAGCAATTATTCCTTGAAAATCCATTATTATTTAGCGAATTATTACTTAATGGCAGAAAAGAACAGTTTGAAAACGCTCTAAAAGAAACTGCTAATCTTATTTTCATTGACCGAGGTTTACCTGATATCATAGGCTATATGGACTATATCGGCGATACCTACCCTGATTATTTCAAGAAATGCTGTCGCGAGACAGTTTATTCACAGGTGTTTTCACTTCCTCCTTGGGAAGAAATTTACGAAACTGATGAAGCTCGTTACGAAAATTTTGAACAAGCCAAAGCCATTCATCAAAAGATTGTCGCTGCCTACGAAAAACTAGGTTACAAACCTATCGAAATACCAAAAGACACCGTTGAAAATCGCATTCGTTTTATACTAGAATCCATCGAACAATAA
- a CDS encoding DUF493 family protein produces MDKKTEEFYERLKGELEKSNTWPALYLYKFIVPTDKEKIEQIQKAFDCLGAVIKTTQSKTGKFTSVSVDVQMKNPQAVIEKYQELSTIEGIVSL; encoded by the coding sequence ATGGATAAGAAGACAGAAGAGTTTTATGAACGACTTAAAGGTGAGCTAGAAAAAAGTAATACTTGGCCAGCTTTATATTTATACAAATTCATAGTGCCAACTGATAAGGAAAAGATAGAGCAAATTCAAAAAGCTTTTGATTGTCTAGGAGCAGTTATCAAAACTACCCAATCTAAAACGGGTAAGTTTACTAGCGTTTCAGTTGATGTTCAGATGAAAAATCCACAGGCAGTTATCGAAAAATACCAAGAACTTTCAACTATTGAAGGGATTGTTTCTTTGTAA
- a CDS encoding DUF4290 domain-containing protein, whose translation MNSKYQKENANDVVHHMEYNAERPHLIIPEYGRHLQKLIDQATLIESDEERNKAAKYIIQVMGTLNPHLRDVPDFQHKLWDQLFIMSDFKLNVESPYPIPSREVLQLKPEPLQYPQNFPKYRYYGNNIKYMIDVANKWEEGEMKNALVKVIANHMKKSYLSWNKDTVKDDVIFEHLYELSGGKLNLLHSSEELINTSDLLRTNKRMSNKINAGAGQPKIQNKKNQGGKKPFNKKQ comes from the coding sequence ATGAATTCAAAATACCAAAAAGAAAATGCCAATGATGTTGTACATCATATGGAATACAATGCCGAAAGACCTCATTTAATCATTCCGGAGTATGGTCGTCATTTGCAAAAATTGATTGATCAAGCAACACTGATTGAAAGTGATGAAGAGCGTAATAAAGCGGCAAAATACATTATTCAGGTAATGGGAACTTTGAATCCTCATTTGCGTGATGTACCCGATTTTCAGCATAAATTATGGGATCAGTTGTTTATTATGTCTGATTTTAAATTGAATGTAGAGTCGCCATATCCGATTCCTTCAAGGGAAGTTTTGCAACTGAAGCCAGAGCCGTTGCAGTATCCTCAAAATTTTCCCAAATACAGGTATTATGGTAATAACATTAAATATATGATTGATGTGGCCAATAAATGGGAAGAAGGAGAGATGAAAAATGCCTTGGTGAAAGTTATCGCCAATCATATGAAGAAATCCTATTTGAGTTGGAATAAAGACACAGTGAAAGATGATGTTATTTTTGAACATTTGTATGAGCTATCAGGGGGTAAATTAAATTTACTGCATAGTTCAGAAGAATTGATAAATACCTCTGATTTATTGCGTACCAATAAAAGAATGTCAAATAAAATCAATGCTGGGGCTGGACAACCGAAAATTCAAAACAAAAAGAATCAAGGAGGAAAAAAGCCATTTAATAAAAAGCAATAA
- the murA gene encoding UDP-N-acetylglucosamine 1-carboxyvinyltransferase encodes MGIFKIEGGIRLKGEITPQGAKNEALQILCAVLLTPEKVTINNIPDIIDINKLIKLLGNLGVKIHKNGHGSYDFQADEVNMGYLETEAFKKEGGALRGSIMIVGPLLARFGKGYIPKPGGDKIGRRRLDTHFEGFINLGAKFRYNREDHFYGVETTDGLVGTYMLLDEASVTGTANIVMAAVLAKGTTTIYNAACEPYLQQLCKMLNSMGAKISGVGSNLLTIEGVSSLGGCTHRILPDMIEIGSWIGLAAMTRSEITIKNVSWDNLGLIPNTFRKLGITLERQGDDIYIPAHNDGYEVKTDIDGSILTIADAPWPGFTPDLLSIILVVATQAKGDILIHQKMFESRLFFVDKLIDMGAKIMLCDPHRAVVMGHDFKSTLKATTMSSPDIRAGISLLIAALSAKGTSTIQNIEQIDRGYENIDERLRAIGAKIIREE; translated from the coding sequence ATGGGAATATTTAAAATCGAAGGAGGTATTCGTCTTAAAGGAGAAATCACTCCACAAGGAGCAAAAAATGAAGCATTACAAATATTGTGTGCTGTACTTTTGACTCCTGAAAAAGTAACCATAAATAATATTCCTGATATTATTGATATCAATAAATTGATAAAACTTTTAGGGAATTTAGGAGTTAAAATTCATAAAAACGGTCATGGTTCATACGATTTTCAAGCAGATGAAGTGAATATGGGGTATCTTGAAACCGAAGCTTTCAAAAAAGAAGGTGGAGCGTTAAGAGGTTCGATTATGATTGTTGGGCCATTATTAGCGCGTTTTGGAAAAGGGTATATCCCAAAACCAGGAGGCGATAAAATTGGAAGAAGAAGATTGGATACTCACTTTGAAGGGTTTATTAACCTAGGAGCAAAGTTCCGTTACAATAGAGAAGATCATTTTTATGGTGTTGAAACAACAGATGGGTTAGTTGGAACTTATATGTTGCTAGATGAAGCATCGGTTACAGGTACTGCAAATATTGTGATGGCTGCGGTTTTGGCAAAAGGAACAACTACAATATATAATGCTGCTTGTGAACCTTATTTGCAACAATTGTGCAAAATGTTGAATTCTATGGGGGCTAAAATCTCTGGTGTAGGTTCTAATTTATTAACAATTGAAGGAGTTAGTAGTTTGGGTGGATGTACACATCGTATTTTACCTGATATGATTGAAATTGGTTCATGGATTGGATTAGCTGCCATGACAAGAAGTGAAATTACCATCAAGAATGTAAGCTGGGATAATTTAGGATTAATTCCTAATACATTTAGAAAATTAGGTATTACGCTAGAGCGTCAAGGGGATGATATTTATATACCAGCTCATAATGACGGTTATGAAGTGAAAACGGATATTGATGGTTCTATTTTGACAATTGCTGATGCTCCTTGGCCTGGATTTACTCCAGATTTATTGAGTATTATTTTGGTAGTTGCCACACAAGCTAAAGGAGATATTTTGATTCATCAAAAAATGTTTGAAAGCCGTTTGTTCTTCGTTGATAAATTGATTGATATGGGGGCAAAGATTATGTTGTGTGATCCACATAGAGCGGTGGTTATGGGGCATGATTTCAAATCGACTTTAAAAGCAACCACTATGTCTTCACCTGATATTCGTGCGGGTATCTCATTGTTGATTGCAGCGCTTTCAGCAAAAGGGACTAGTACAATACAAAACATAGAGCAAATTGATCGTGGATATGAAAATATTGACGAAAGATTAAGAGCTATTGGTGCTAAAATTATTAGAGAGGAATAA
- a CDS encoding cation diffusion facilitator family transporter, translated as MSNQAKAIQATYFSIIGNTVLAIIKGLAGFFGNSYALIADAIESTTDIFASFLVLLGIKYSSRPADKNHPYGHGRAEPLITFIVVGFLITSATVIAYESIINIGTPHELPKSWTLFVLGGIIVWKEYSFRLVMKRGIEANSSSVKADAWHHRSDAITSVAAFIGIAIALVLGKGYEAADDWAALFASGFIMYNSYLIFRPALGEIMDEHLYDDVIENIRLVATSVDGIIATEKCFIRKAGMKYHVDLHAIVDSKITVREGHDLAHKLKDTLKKEMPFIGNVLIHIEPD; from the coding sequence ATGTCAAATCAAGCAAAAGCAATTCAAGCAACATATTTTAGTATCATAGGAAACACTGTTTTGGCTATCATTAAAGGGTTGGCAGGTTTTTTTGGTAATTCCTATGCTTTGATTGCCGATGCAATTGAGTCAACTACGGATATTTTTGCCTCTTTTTTGGTTTTATTAGGGATAAAATATTCTAGTAGACCAGCAGATAAAAATCATCCTTATGGGCATGGTCGTGCTGAGCCATTGATAACTTTTATAGTGGTAGGTTTTTTGATTACTTCGGCTACAGTTATTGCTTATGAAAGTATTATTAATATAGGTACACCACATGAATTGCCAAAATCATGGACCTTATTTGTGTTAGGTGGGATTATTGTGTGGAAGGAGTATTCCTTTAGGTTAGTAATGAAAAGAGGGATTGAAGCGAATAGTTCTTCAGTCAAAGCTGATGCTTGGCATCATCGAAGTGATGCTATAACTTCGGTTGCAGCATTTATTGGTATTGCAATTGCTTTAGTTTTGGGTAAAGGTTACGAGGCTGCTGATGATTGGGCTGCACTCTTTGCTTCAGGATTTATTATGTATAACAGTTATTTAATCTTTAGGCCTGCTTTGGGTGAAATAATGGATGAACATTTATATGATGATGTCATCGAAAATATCAGATTAGTAGCAACATCAGTTGATGGAATTATAGCGACCGAAAAATGCTTTATCAGAAAAGCAGGTATGAAGTATCATGTCGATTTGCATGCTATTGTAGATTCAAAGATAACAGTGAGAGAAGGACATGATTTGGCACACAAACTAAAGGATACGTTAAAAAAAGAAATGCCTTTTATAGGAAACGTATTGATTCATATAGAACCAGATTAG
- the aroQ gene encoding type II 3-dehydroquinate dehydratase, translating into MKICIINGPNLNLLGKREPEVYGRQTFEEYFTNLQIKYPTIDFVYFQSNIEGELIDKIQEFGFNYDGIILNAGAYTHTSIGIGDAIKAITTPVIEVHISNTFSRESFRHQSYISGNAKGVVLGFGLKSYDLAIQSFL; encoded by the coding sequence ATGAAAATTTGCATCATTAACGGCCCTAATCTTAATCTTTTAGGAAAACGCGAACCAGAAGTTTATGGAAGACAAACTTTTGAAGAATACTTTACCAACTTACAAATCAAATATCCAACTATCGATTTCGTTTATTTCCAAAGCAACATTGAAGGAGAATTGATTGATAAAATTCAAGAATTCGGCTTTAATTACGACGGAATCATTCTAAATGCAGGAGCCTATACTCATACTTCAATTGGAATTGGCGATGCCATCAAAGCGATTACCACTCCAGTGATTGAAGTTCATATCTCAAATACTTTTTCTAGAGAAAGCTTTAGACATCAATCCTATATTTCTGGAAATGCCAAAGGAGTTGTTCTAGGTTTTGGATTAAAAAGTTATGACTTAGCCATTCAATCGTTTTTATAG
- a CDS encoding porin family protein — MKKTILIGALLIGLTSLTQAQSVRLGVKGGINYANQNGTDITLNSTNYQSTEAITSYHAGLVAEIKLLENIAIQPELLYSTQGATYKNAVEEFKNELGYISIPLLAKIYLSKSLSLEAGPQASFLLSERNKFDYKESETFEFAGLVGLGLNVTKNLFLQARYGVGLTEASKDAQTKNSTFQVSAGILF; from the coding sequence ATGAAAAAGACAATTTTAATCGGAGCCTTGTTAATTGGACTTACTTCTTTAACTCAAGCACAATCAGTACGATTAGGTGTTAAAGGAGGAATCAACTACGCCAATCAAAATGGAACTGATATTACCTTAAACTCTACAAATTATCAATCTACCGAAGCCATCACTAGCTATCACGCAGGATTAGTAGCCGAAATCAAATTATTAGAGAATATTGCAATACAGCCCGAACTTTTATATTCTACTCAAGGAGCTACATATAAAAATGCTGTAGAAGAATTCAAAAATGAATTGGGGTATATTTCTATTCCTCTATTAGCTAAAATATATTTAAGCAAAAGTCTTAGTTTAGAAGCAGGCCCTCAAGCTTCATTCTTATTAAGTGAGAGAAATAAATTTGACTACAAAGAATCTGAAACTTTTGAATTTGCTGGTCTAGTAGGTCTAGGACTAAACGTTACTAAAAATCTATTCTTGCAAGCTCGTTATGGCGTAGGACTTACTGAAGCAAGTAAAGACGCACAAACTAAAAATTCTACTTTTCAAGTTTCTGCTGGAATACTTTTCTAA
- a CDS encoding porin family protein — MKKSILTVAAIIAFGFANAQETKFGVKAGLNIANQKFEADGFSVSPNSIIGVQVGGFAEINVAGKFAIQPEVLFSTEGSKLKFDGDEIQFNLSYINIPVMAKFYAAEKFSIHAGPQLGFLVSAKGKYKEAGMGEVKEDIKDAYKSVNFGLNFGAGYEFTDNLLVDIRYNVGLSDVAETNDEGVKTTGSVFSIALGYKF, encoded by the coding sequence ATGAAAAAAAGTATTTTAACAGTAGCAGCTATTATTGCATTTGGATTTGCTAATGCGCAGGAAACTAAATTTGGTGTAAAAGCAGGTTTGAATATTGCTAACCAAAAATTTGAAGCTGATGGTTTTAGTGTTTCCCCAAATTCTATTATTGGAGTTCAAGTGGGAGGTTTTGCAGAAATTAACGTTGCAGGTAAATTTGCGATTCAGCCAGAAGTTTTGTTCTCTACCGAAGGTTCTAAGTTAAAGTTTGATGGTGATGAAATTCAGTTTAATTTGTCGTACATAAATATTCCTGTAATGGCAAAGTTTTATGCTGCTGAAAAGTTCAGTATCCATGCTGGTCCTCAATTAGGATTTTTAGTGTCTGCTAAGGGAAAGTATAAAGAAGCAGGTATGGGTGAAGTTAAAGAGGATATTAAGGATGCCTATAAGTCAGTTAACTTCGGTCTTAATTTTGGGGCGGGTTATGAGTTCACGGATAATTTATTAGTTGATATAAGATATAATGTTGGTTTATCAGATGTTGCAGAAACTAATGATGAAGGTGTTAAGACGACTGGTTCAGTTTTTTCAATTGCTTTAGGATATAAATTCTAA
- a CDS encoding porin family protein — protein MKKSIVSLVVFFVFNIVNAQDIKYGVKGGTNLSIFTGDVGGNGDVKAKIGYQAGGFVNFKLNDKFSLQPELVYSTQGVERKNINVVYQGVTYSGEGKVKLDYVYLPVMMQYFILKKTFLEFGSQVGVLVSAKAETTFSGSTAETDVKDRFKSMDVGLNAGAGYQFTEQLSLGIRYNVGLTNISNLEGNYTIHNSILTLSAGYAF, from the coding sequence ATGAAGAAGTCTATAGTATCTTTGGTTGTCTTTTTTGTTTTTAATATTGTTAACGCTCAAGACATTAAGTATGGGGTAAAAGGAGGTACAAATCTTTCTATTTTTACTGGTGATGTAGGGGGGAATGGCGATGTTAAAGCTAAAATAGGGTATCAAGCAGGAGGGTTTGTGAATTTTAAATTAAATGATAAGTTTAGTTTGCAGCCAGAGCTAGTGTATTCAACACAAGGAGTAGAGCGAAAAAATATTAATGTTGTGTATCAAGGGGTAACTTATTCCGGCGAAGGAAAAGTAAAGTTGGATTATGTTTATTTGCCAGTGATGATGCAATATTTCATTTTGAAAAAAACATTTTTGGAATTTGGTTCTCAAGTAGGTGTTTTGGTTTCTGCTAAAGCTGAGACTACTTTTTCAGGCTCAACAGCCGAAACTGATGTTAAGGATCGTTTTAAATCAATGGATGTTGGTTTGAATGCTGGAGCAGGATATCAATTTACAGAGCAATTATCTTTAGGAATTCGTTATAATGTCGGTCTGACTAATATTTCTAATTTAGAAGGGAATTATACTATTCATAATAGTATTTTGACCCTTTCGGCAGGTTATGCATTTTAA
- the xerD gene encoding site-specific tyrosine recombinase XerD: MSWTSFIKNYQSYLKIERGLSKNTVDNYSFDIERLCLFLQENNIEVSPLKISEETLQQFIYFISSQVNARSQARIISGLKSFFGYLIFEDYRTDNPLELIESPKIGRKLPDTLSLDEIDALISAIDLSSNEGERNRAMLEMLYGCGLRVSELVSLKISDLFFDEGFVKITGKGNKQRFVPIGDLAQKYIQIYRETVRSHLTIKKGCEDTLFLNRRGGQLTRAMIFTIIKNLTVEIGLHKKISPHTFRHSFATHLLENGADLRSIQLMLGHESITTTEVYLHLDRKFLAEVVNTYHPRK, translated from the coding sequence ATGAGTTGGACATCTTTTATAAAAAATTATCAATCCTATCTTAAAATAGAAAGAGGTTTGTCTAAGAATACTGTAGATAATTACTCTTTTGATATTGAGCGATTGTGTCTTTTTCTTCAGGAAAATAATATTGAAGTTTCCCCGTTAAAAATATCAGAAGAAACGCTTCAGCAATTTATTTATTTTATTTCTTCTCAGGTAAATGCGCGATCGCAAGCTAGAATTATTTCGGGACTGAAGAGTTTTTTTGGTTATCTAATTTTTGAAGATTACCGTACGGATAACCCATTGGAGTTGATTGAGAGTCCAAAAATTGGTAGAAAACTTCCTGATACTTTATCCTTAGATGAAATTGATGCGCTGATTAGTGCAATTGATTTATCATCTAATGAGGGGGAGCGCAATCGAGCGATGCTTGAAATGTTATACGGTTGTGGTCTGCGTGTCTCCGAATTGGTTTCGCTAAAAATCTCTGATTTATTTTTTGACGAGGGGTTTGTGAAAATTACCGGAAAAGGGAACAAACAGCGTTTTGTGCCTATTGGAGATTTAGCTCAAAAATACATTCAAATTTATAGGGAAACAGTTCGTTCTCATCTGACGATTAAAAAAGGTTGTGAGGATACTTTATTTTTGAACCGTAGAGGAGGTCAGTTAACGAGGGCTATGATTTTTACTATTATCAAAAATTTGACTGTCGAAATTGGTTTGCATAAAAAAATCAGTCCGCATACTTTTCGACATTCCTTTGCCACGCATTTACTCGAAAATGGTGCCGACTTGCGTTCGATACAATTAATGTTGGGACACGAATCGATTACGACTACGGAGGTGTATTTACATCTTGATAGGAAGTTTTTGGCTGAGGTGGTGAATACGTATCATCCGAGGAAATAG
- the rny gene encoding ribonuclease Y: protein MDIVTIVISGIIGIAGGFSIAKIIEKSNISNLIKNAKKEAASILKDANQEAENIKKDKILQAKEKFIELKSEHEQVILARDKKVAEVEKRTRDKESQISNELSKAKKINDDFENKTAELNSKIEILERKQAEVDKLHKSQLQQLEVISGLSTEEAKNQLIEGLKAEAKSSAMSHIQDTIEEAKLTAQQEAKKIIINTIQRVGTEEAVENCVSVFNIESDDVKGRIIGREGRNIRAIEAATGVEIIVDDTPEAIILSCFDPVRREIARLALHKLVTDGRIHPARIEEVVAKTAKQIDDEIIEVGKRTVIDLGIHGLHPELIKVVGRMKYRSSYGQNLLQHSREVSKLCGIMAAELGLNVKLAKRAGLLHDIGKVPDTESDLPHALLGMQWAEKYGEKEEVCNAIGAHHDEIEMKSLLSPIIQVCDAISGARPGARRQVLDSYIQRLKDLEEVAYGFSGVKNAYAIQAGRELRVIVESEKVSDENAATLSFEISQKIQTEMTYPGQVKVTVIRETRAVNIAK from the coding sequence ATGGACATAGTAACAATCGTCATTTCAGGGATTATAGGAATCGCAGGAGGCTTCAGCATTGCTAAAATCATAGAAAAAAGCAATATTTCTAATTTAATCAAAAACGCAAAAAAAGAGGCCGCATCTATCTTAAAAGACGCTAATCAAGAAGCTGAAAACATAAAAAAAGATAAAATTCTTCAAGCTAAAGAAAAATTTATCGAATTAAAATCTGAGCACGAACAAGTGATTCTTGCAAGAGACAAAAAGGTTGCCGAAGTAGAAAAAAGAACTAGAGACAAAGAATCTCAAATCTCTAACGAACTTTCAAAAGCCAAAAAAATTAATGACGATTTTGAAAACAAAACCGCTGAATTAAACTCTAAAATTGAAATTTTAGAGAGAAAACAAGCAGAAGTAGACAAACTACACAAAAGTCAATTACAGCAGCTAGAAGTAATCTCTGGACTTTCTACTGAAGAGGCTAAAAACCAATTAATTGAAGGATTGAAAGCTGAAGCCAAATCTTCGGCAATGTCACATATCCAAGACACTATTGAAGAAGCTAAGCTTACCGCTCAACAAGAAGCTAAGAAAATCATCATCAATACCATTCAAAGAGTTGGTACCGAAGAAGCAGTAGAAAACTGTGTATCTGTATTCAACATTGAATCTGACGATGTAAAAGGTAGAATCATTGGTCGTGAAGGACGTAACATTAGAGCTATTGAAGCTGCTACAGGAGTTGAAATCATTGTTGATGACACGCCAGAAGCAATTATTCTTTCTTGTTTTGACCCTGTTCGAAGAGAAATCGCTCGTTTGGCTTTACACAAATTAGTAACAGATGGTCGTATTCACCCTGCCCGTATTGAGGAAGTTGTAGCTAAAACTGCTAAACAAATTGACGACGAAATTATTGAAGTAGGTAAACGTACCGTTATCGACTTAGGAATTCACGGTTTGCATCCTGAATTAATCAAAGTAGTAGGTCGTATGAAATACCGTTCTTCATATGGACAAAACTTATTGCAACACTCTCGCGAAGTATCTAAACTTTGTGGTATTATGGCAGCTGAGCTTGGACTGAATGTTAAATTAGCAAAGAGAGCTGGTTTACTTCACGATATTGGTAAAGTTCCAGATACAGAAAGTGACTTACCTCACGCTTTATTAGGAATGCAATGGGCTGAAAAATATGGTGAAAAAGAAGAAGTTTGCAACGCCATTGGAGCACACCACGACGAAATTGAGATGAAATCATTATTATCTCCAATTATCCAAGTTTGTGATGCTATCTCAGGAGCAAGACCAGGAGCAAGAAGACAGGTTTTAGACTCTTACATCCAACGTCTAAAGGACCTTGAAGAAGTAGCTTATGGCTTTAGCGGCGTAAAAAATGCATATGCAATTCAAGCCGGTAGAGAACTTCGTGTGATTGTAGAAAGTGAAAAAGTATCTGATGAAAATGCAGCAACTTTATCTTTTGAAATATCTCAAAAAATCCAAACCGAAATGACTTATCCAGGTCAGGTTAAAGTAACGGTAATTCGAGAAACTAGAGCGGTGAATATTGCTAAGTAA
- a CDS encoding cell division protein ZapA, with translation MDEKLKIKISIADRVYPLTVELPQEEGLRSASKKIDVMIKQFEENYAVRDKQDVLAMCALQFASQVEQKQIDNAINGEETIERIKKINALLDQYLDN, from the coding sequence ATGGACGAAAAGCTTAAAATAAAAATATCAATTGCAGACAGAGTATACCCACTCACCGTGGAACTCCCACAAGAAGAAGGACTTAGAAGTGCTTCTAAGAAAATTGATGTAATGATTAAGCAATTTGAAGAAAATTATGCTGTTCGAGATAAGCAAGATGTTTTAGCAATGTGTGCTTTGCAATTTGCCTCACAAGTTGAACAAAAACAAATTGACAATGCTATCAATGGTGAAGAAACTATTGAAAGAATTAAAAAAATCAATGCGTTATTAGATCAATATCTCGACAATTAA